One Aegilops tauschii subsp. strangulata cultivar AL8/78 chromosome 7, Aet v6.0, whole genome shotgun sequence genomic window carries:
- the LOC109742849 gene encoding serine/threonine-protein kinase STY46 isoform X1, protein MAPPPAAPIGQLLEEGTGESSSPPRSSAAHDELRRKIYERLVQAGKQGDSDDASFRNMLDAHFDKLPPRYLTDLSESKAEDVLLHREVLDECAHNGNQPVFRARFLKCMVVQPEWVDTSPDSETYQRLLEDLTLERIHGTDTTGSMSSPSRDSEPALLHEIIFSSLDKPKLLSRLTALLSEVGLNIQEAHVYSTTDGFCLDVFVVDGWKTEETEALIATIEDTLMRKNGAPPNSANASSSEKILELREQLVDCEIDWNILAVAEKITSGSSADLYRGTHSGLDVCIKILRSAHHNSPSEVEFLQQALMLRRVKHENILTFYGACTKHRKYCAIVTEYMPGGDLYEFVHKQNDVLDLLLILRIAMSISKGMECLHQHNIIHRDLKTANILMGDNHVVKIADFGVARVGSQEGQMTAETGTYRWMAPEIINHKPYDHKADVFSFAIVLWELITLKVPYDNMTPLQAALGVRQGLRLEIPAGVHPGLSKLIEQCWDEDPDIRPVFAEIIVQLEDILQEIQVPKGGHRRSRAKMQKKSPR, encoded by the exons ATGGCCCCTCCGCCGGCGGCGCCCATCGGGCAGTTGTTGGAGGAGGGCACGGGCGAGAGCTCGTCGCCGCCCAGGTCCTCCGCCGCCCACGACGAGCTGCGGCGTAAGATATACGAGCGCCTGGTGCAGGCCGGCAAGCAGGGGGACTCTGATGATGCATCGTTCCGGAACATGCTCGACGCCCATTTCGACAAGCTGCCACCCAGGTACCTGACGGACCTGAGTGAAAGCAAGGCCGAGGATGTGCTGCTCCACCGGGAGGTCCTCGACGAGTGCGCCCACAACGGCAACCAGCCCGTCTTCCGGGCTCGATTCCTAAAG TGCATGGTAGTTCAACCGGAATGGGTGGATACCAGTCCCGACTCTGAAACATATCAGAGGTTATTGGAAGACCTCACATTGGAGAGGATACATGGCACCGACACCACAGGATCTATGTCTTCACCGTCAAG GGATTCAGAACCTGCCCTTCTTCATGAGATCATCTTCTCCTCCCTCGACAAGCCCAAGCTCCTTAGCCGG CTAACTGCATTGCTATCTGAAGTTGGACTGAATATTCAAGAAGCTCATGTTTACTCCACAACTGATGGCTTTTGTTTGGATGTTTTTGTTGTTGATGGGTGGAAGACAGAG GAGACAGAGGCATTGATTGCCACAATTGAGGATACATTAATGAGAAAAAAT GGAGCACCACCTAACTCAGCAAATGCTTCATCCTCGGAGAAAATACTTGAGCTACGGGAACAGCTTGTGGATTGTGAAATCGACTGGAACATACTAGCAGTGGCGGAAAAGATCACATCTGGGTCTTCTGCAGACTT ATATAGAGGAACACATAGTGGTTTGGATGTTTGTATAAAGATACTCAGGAGCGCACATCACAACAGCCCTTCAGAAGTTGAGTTCTTGCAGCAGGCGCTCATGCTAAG GAGAGTTAAGCACGAAAACATCCTTACATTTTATGGGGCATGCACAAAGCATCGAAAGTATTGTGCCATTGTAACAG AATACATGCCTGGAGGCGATTTATATGAATTTGTACACAAGCAAAATGATGTTTTAGACCTCCTTCTGATTCTAAGGATTGCTATGAGCATCTCAAAAGGAATGGAATGTCTGCACCAGCATAACATAATCCATAGAGATCTGAAGACTGCAAACATTCTCATGGGCGACAATCAT GTTGTGAAGATTGCAGACTTTGGTGTGGCTCGAGTTGGTAGTCAGGAGGGACAAATGACGGCTGAAACTGGAACTTACAGATGGATGGCACCTGAG ATTATTAACCATAAGCCTTATGATCACAAAGCGGATGTATTCAGCTTTGCTATTGTTCTATGGGAATTGATTACACTAAAG GTCCCTTATGATAACATGACACCCTTGCAAGCTGCATTGGGAGTGAGGCAG GGATTGCGTTTGGAGATCCCGGCAGGTGTGCACCCGGGATTGTCGAAACTGATCGAGCAGTGCTGGGATGAAGATCCTGATATAAGACCTGTTTTTGCGGAGATCATTGTACAACTTGAGGACATCTTACAGGAAATTCAG GTGCCCAAGGGGGGCCATCGACGTTCTAGAGCGAAAATGCAAAAGAAATCGCCACGatag
- the LOC109742849 gene encoding serine/threonine-protein kinase STY46 isoform X2, with protein MAPPPAAPIGQLLEEGTGESSSPPRSSAAHDELRRKIYERLVQAGKQGDSDDASFRNMLDAHFDKLPPRYLTDLSESKAEDVLLHREVLDECAHNGNQPVFRARFLKCMVVQPEWVDTSPDSETYQRLLEDLTLERIHGTDTTGSMSSPSRDSEPALLHEIIFSSLDKPKLLSRLTALLSEVGLNIQEAHVYSTTDGFCLDVFVVDGWKTEETEALIATIEDTLMRKNGAPPNSANASSSEKILELREQLVDCEIDWNILAVAEKITSGSSADLYRGTHSGLDVCIKILRSAHHNSPSEVEFLQQALMLRRVKHENILTFYGACTKHRKYCAIVTEYMPGGDLYEFVHKQNDVLDLLLILRIAMSISKGMECLHQHNIIHRDLKTANILMGDNHVVKIADFGVARVGSQEGQMTAETGTYRWMAPEVPYDNMTPLQAALGVRQGLRLEIPAGVHPGLSKLIEQCWDEDPDIRPVFAEIIVQLEDILQEIQVPKGGHRRSRAKMQKKSPR; from the exons ATGGCCCCTCCGCCGGCGGCGCCCATCGGGCAGTTGTTGGAGGAGGGCACGGGCGAGAGCTCGTCGCCGCCCAGGTCCTCCGCCGCCCACGACGAGCTGCGGCGTAAGATATACGAGCGCCTGGTGCAGGCCGGCAAGCAGGGGGACTCTGATGATGCATCGTTCCGGAACATGCTCGACGCCCATTTCGACAAGCTGCCACCCAGGTACCTGACGGACCTGAGTGAAAGCAAGGCCGAGGATGTGCTGCTCCACCGGGAGGTCCTCGACGAGTGCGCCCACAACGGCAACCAGCCCGTCTTCCGGGCTCGATTCCTAAAG TGCATGGTAGTTCAACCGGAATGGGTGGATACCAGTCCCGACTCTGAAACATATCAGAGGTTATTGGAAGACCTCACATTGGAGAGGATACATGGCACCGACACCACAGGATCTATGTCTTCACCGTCAAG GGATTCAGAACCTGCCCTTCTTCATGAGATCATCTTCTCCTCCCTCGACAAGCCCAAGCTCCTTAGCCGG CTAACTGCATTGCTATCTGAAGTTGGACTGAATATTCAAGAAGCTCATGTTTACTCCACAACTGATGGCTTTTGTTTGGATGTTTTTGTTGTTGATGGGTGGAAGACAGAG GAGACAGAGGCATTGATTGCCACAATTGAGGATACATTAATGAGAAAAAAT GGAGCACCACCTAACTCAGCAAATGCTTCATCCTCGGAGAAAATACTTGAGCTACGGGAACAGCTTGTGGATTGTGAAATCGACTGGAACATACTAGCAGTGGCGGAAAAGATCACATCTGGGTCTTCTGCAGACTT ATATAGAGGAACACATAGTGGTTTGGATGTTTGTATAAAGATACTCAGGAGCGCACATCACAACAGCCCTTCAGAAGTTGAGTTCTTGCAGCAGGCGCTCATGCTAAG GAGAGTTAAGCACGAAAACATCCTTACATTTTATGGGGCATGCACAAAGCATCGAAAGTATTGTGCCATTGTAACAG AATACATGCCTGGAGGCGATTTATATGAATTTGTACACAAGCAAAATGATGTTTTAGACCTCCTTCTGATTCTAAGGATTGCTATGAGCATCTCAAAAGGAATGGAATGTCTGCACCAGCATAACATAATCCATAGAGATCTGAAGACTGCAAACATTCTCATGGGCGACAATCAT GTTGTGAAGATTGCAGACTTTGGTGTGGCTCGAGTTGGTAGTCAGGAGGGACAAATGACGGCTGAAACTGGAACTTACAGATGGATGGCACCTGAG GTCCCTTATGATAACATGACACCCTTGCAAGCTGCATTGGGAGTGAGGCAG GGATTGCGTTTGGAGATCCCGGCAGGTGTGCACCCGGGATTGTCGAAACTGATCGAGCAGTGCTGGGATGAAGATCCTGATATAAGACCTGTTTTTGCGGAGATCATTGTACAACTTGAGGACATCTTACAGGAAATTCAG GTGCCCAAGGGGGGCCATCGACGTTCTAGAGCGAAAATGCAAAAGAAATCGCCACGatag